The Paenibacillus thermoaerophilus nucleotide sequence CACAAAAGTTTTTCTACGTAACAACTGGTGAAACCGCGGCGGGTGCAACATTGACGATTGATACTGCCGATTTTTTCGATGATACCGGGGCAGCAGCAACTGATCTTCCTGCATTGGCGACAAACAATAGTATGTATAATGTTTACATTAACGGTGTGTTGCAAATGCAGGGGATTTCAACCTATACTCCCGGAGCCACTACAGTAGGTTCACTGGTGATTAATGTACCCGCAGGAGGAGAACCTATTTTGGCGGATTCGCCGATTGTATTAGAAGTAATAAATTATGTTCCAACTTCT carries:
- a CDS encoding DUF4183 domain-containing protein, producing MALQLMKLLVTATTTVETVPSPQKFFYVTTGETAAGATLTIDTADFFDDTGAAATDLPALATNNSMYNVYINGVLQMQGISTYTPGATTVGSLVINVPAGGEPILADSPIVLEVINYVPTSTTTVNT